A stretch of the Massilia sp. W12 genome encodes the following:
- the eno gene encoding phosphopyruvate hydratase: MSAIVDIIGREIIDSRGNPTVECDVLLESGVMGRAAVPSGASTGSREAIELRDGDKSRYFGKGVLKACEHINTEISEAIMGLDANEQAFLDQTLIDLDGTENKSRLGANAMLAVSMAVAKAAAEEAGLPLYRYFGGSGRMQMPVPMMNVINGGAHADNNLDIQEFMIIPVGAPSFKEAIRYGAEVFHTLKKILHDKGLTTAVGDEGGFAPSVANHEEAIKLIISAIEQAGYEPGRQIALGLDCAASEFYKDGKYHLEGEGLVLSAEDFTNLLDTWCDKYPIISIEDAMAEGDWEGWAKLTAKLGKRVQLVGDDLFVTNTKILKEGIQRDIANSILIKINQIGTLTETFAAIEMAKRAGYTAVISHRSGETEDSTIADIAVGLNALQIKTGSMSRSDRMAKYNQLLRIEEDLGDIASYPGRDAFYNLK; this comes from the coding sequence ATGAGTGCAATCGTTGACATTATCGGGCGTGAAATCATCGACTCGCGCGGCAATCCGACCGTCGAATGCGATGTCTTGCTGGAGTCTGGCGTGATGGGACGCGCCGCAGTGCCGTCCGGCGCTTCGACCGGCTCGCGTGAAGCGATTGAATTGCGCGATGGCGACAAAAGCCGCTATTTCGGCAAGGGTGTATTGAAGGCTTGCGAGCACATCAACACGGAAATCTCAGAAGCCATCATGGGTTTGGACGCCAACGAACAGGCATTTCTGGATCAGACCCTGATCGATCTGGATGGCACAGAAAACAAATCGCGCTTAGGCGCCAACGCCATGCTGGCGGTTTCGATGGCGGTGGCCAAGGCTGCAGCTGAAGAAGCCGGTCTGCCGCTGTACCGTTATTTCGGCGGTTCGGGCCGTATGCAAATGCCGGTGCCGATGATGAACGTGATCAATGGCGGCGCACATGCCGACAACAACCTGGATATCCAGGAATTCATGATCATCCCGGTCGGCGCGCCTTCTTTCAAAGAAGCCATCCGCTATGGCGCGGAAGTGTTCCACACGCTCAAGAAAATCCTGCACGACAAGGGTTTGACCACAGCGGTGGGCGATGAAGGCGGTTTTGCGCCTTCGGTGGCGAATCACGAAGAAGCGATCAAGCTGATCATCTCCGCGATTGAACAAGCCGGCTACGAGCCGGGCCGCCAAATCGCCCTGGGCCTGGATTGCGCCGCCAGCGAATTCTACAAAGACGGTAAATACCATCTGGAAGGCGAGGGTTTGGTGTTGTCGGCGGAAGATTTCACCAATCTGCTTGACACCTGGTGCGATAAATACCCGATTATCTCGATTGAAGACGCGATGGCTGAAGGCGACTGGGAAGGTTGGGCCAAGCTGACCGCCAAACTCGGCAAGCGCGTGCAATTGGTGGGCGACGATCTGTTTGTCACCAACACCAAGATTTTGAAAGAAGGCATCCAGCGCGATATCGCCAACTCGATCCTGATCAAAATCAATCAAATCGGCACCCTGACCGAAACCTTTGCCGCCATCGAAATGGCGAAACGCGCCGGCTACACCGCCGTGATTTCGCACCGCTCCGGCGAAACCGAAGATTCGACGATTGCGGATATCGCAGTGGGGTTGAACGCTCTGCAGATCAAAACCGGCTCGATGTCGCGTTCTGACCGTATGGCCAAATACAACCAACTGCTGCGTATCGAGGAAGATCTGGGCGACATCGCCAGCTACCCCGGCCGCGACGCTTTCTACAATCTGAAGTAA